One part of the Parabacteroides distasonis ATCC 8503 genome encodes these proteins:
- a CDS encoding tyrosine-protein phosphatase: MLGKILSLFASVILLVGCSSNAPDIRAICLRDDIGNYVIKWETDPVMEGIVKMTVSDNPDLFTNESPIIYANIKDGVATYITNDNISRKYFRLSFNDKYPRIIGARSAVMDSVQNFRDLGGYTSTNGKTVKWGKVFRSGELSSLSEWDSIRLDNLGIKTIIDLRTNQETLTAPIKYTKANILQIPISVGKIADAPQRVIEGRMRKGDAGVYMEDEYLQFVTDNTDQFAKVLEQFQNEDNYPILISCSYGKDRTGFLTAMLLAALDIPRDAIMEDYLTSNQYIDTSHLADIVKHLSTDAQESITVFLTANEGLMDLAFHKIKKEYGSTEKYLSKGLRLTDKKRERLKDILLY, encoded by the coding sequence ATGTTAGGAAAGATTCTCTCTCTATTCGCCAGTGTGATCCTGTTAGTGGGTTGTTCCTCTAACGCACCCGACATACGAGCTATTTGCCTACGTGATGACATCGGAAATTACGTGATAAAATGGGAAACCGATCCGGTAATGGAGGGGATTGTCAAGATGACCGTGTCCGACAACCCGGATCTTTTCACCAACGAGTCCCCGATCATTTACGCCAACATCAAGGATGGCGTAGCTACTTACATCACGAACGATAATATATCACGTAAGTATTTCCGCCTTTCTTTTAATGATAAATACCCACGGATCATCGGGGCACGCTCGGCGGTTATGGATAGCGTACAGAATTTCCGGGATCTAGGCGGTTATACCTCTACAAACGGGAAGACGGTGAAATGGGGCAAGGTATTTCGCTCCGGCGAGTTAAGCAGCTTGAGCGAATGGGACTCCATCCGATTGGATAATCTAGGGATCAAGACCATCATCGACCTCCGTACGAACCAAGAAACCCTCACCGCCCCTATCAAATATACGAAAGCAAATATCCTGCAAATCCCCATCTCGGTCGGCAAGATCGCCGATGCCCCCCAACGTGTTATCGAGGGACGAATGCGGAAAGGAGACGCCGGGGTATATATGGAAGACGAGTACCTGCAATTCGTGACAGATAATACCGATCAGTTCGCCAAGGTACTGGAACAGTTCCAGAACGAGGATAATTACCCCATTCTCATCAGTTGTTCCTACGGAAAGGATCGTACCGGGTTTCTCACCGCCATGTTACTCGCCGCCTTGGATATTCCCCGGGACGCCATCATGGAAGACTACTTGACATCCAATCAATATATCGATACGAGTCATTTAGCTGATATCGTGAAACATCTCTCCACAGACGCCCAAGAAAGCATTACGGTCTTCCTTACGGCCAACGAGGGGCTCATGGACCTAGCTTTCCATAAAATCAAGAAAGAGTACGGTTCCACCGAGAAATATTTGTCGAAAGGATTACGTCTTACTGATAAGAAACGTGAAAGGCTCAAGGACATATTACTTTATTAA
- a CDS encoding T9SS type A sorting domain-containing protein yields the protein MITYRNTVNGNDTWCTSHSGNIFTIESDYNLSSYEVRLLRYPGLNVVMTRTASKGDNDLTNMLSPGWYTMEARLLGCKNGDWVTTGEVEAVDCSSNYSFSLTPNPATSLVTLTLNDVNTPSPRMEPMFTTENGGEYEVQIWSETSLLKQFTFDRPIVEIPVSELRSGRYFVLVFVNGKKLTQQLIIK from the coding sequence ATGATCACCTATCGGAACACTGTGAATGGAAACGATACATGGTGTACGAGCCATTCCGGAAATATCTTCACCATCGAGTCTGATTATAATTTGAGTTCTTATGAGGTTCGGTTGCTGAGATATCCGGGGTTGAATGTGGTTATGACGAGGACCGCCTCGAAAGGTGATAATGATCTGACTAATATGCTCTCTCCGGGTTGGTATACAATGGAAGCTCGTTTGTTGGGATGCAAGAATGGAGATTGGGTAACTACTGGTGAGGTAGAGGCTGTGGATTGCTCCTCAAATTATAGCTTTTCTTTGACACCGAACCCTGCCACCAGCCTAGTAACGTTAACTCTAAATGATGTAAATACGCCTAGTCCACGTATGGAACCTATGTTTACGACAGAAAATGGAGGTGAGTATGAAGTACAAATCTGGTCGGAAACAAGCTTGTTGAAACAATTTACTTTCGATCGTCCTATAGTTGAAATCCCTGTATCGGAATTGAGAAGTGGAAGGTATTTTGTGCTGGTTTTTGTGAACGGCAAGAAGCTGACTCAACAATTAATTATCAAATAG